A single genomic interval of Helianthus annuus cultivar XRQ/B chromosome 13, HanXRQr2.0-SUNRISE, whole genome shotgun sequence harbors:
- the LOC110901605 gene encoding uncharacterized protein LOC110901605, with protein sequence MESRFKNTQADIKAIKAHILNTTDTAPPTIIFVDNPPPDNAKKGEKLKQMKKRGYEDGLYIEPQKDSMTKDIPLPDGTKKIDVTTNTLAEAKASVKRDREAKDKSRWEKEKRAFMELNEQGISEPKDHKNPEPKRKNPTRKVREPKHTPSRPTKQTPKPTKNLTHQSSTQTTIVTPAISTTVGNSVVSAVLKPKTTTATAPTSTTAPPNIPSPPKLPSPPKKFLTNITSYQKAKDS encoded by the coding sequence ATGGAGTCAAGGTTTAAAAATACCCAagctgatatcaaggctataaaggcccacatACTGAACACCACTGACACTGCTCCTCCCACTATTATTTTTGTGGATAATCCAccaccagataatgccaaaaagggggagaaattGAAGCAGATGAAAAAGAGGGGATATGAAGATGGTCTGTATATTGAACCACAAAAAGATAGCATGACTAAAgacattcccttgccagatggaaCCAAGAAGATTGATGTAACCACAAATACACTTGCTGAAGCaaaagcaagtgtaaaaagggatagagaggctaagGATAAATCCAGGTGGgaaaaggagaaaagagcttttaTGGAACTGAATGAGCAAGGTATTTCTGAGCCAAAGGATCACAAAAATCCTGAGCCAAAAAGAAAgaatcccactagaaaagtgagggaacccaaaCACACACCATCCAGACCCACAAAGCAAACTCCTAAACCTACCAAAAACCTCACACATCAATCTTCCACCCAAACAACTATTGTAACACCTGCTATATCAACAACTGTTGGTAATTCAGTGGTTTCAGCAGTTCTTAAACCGAAAACCACCACAGCaactgctcccacttcaaccaCTGCCCCACCAAATATTCCATCACCACCAAAactaccatcaccaccaaaaaaaTTTCTCACCAACATCACCTCCTACCAAAAAGCAAAAGACAGCTGA